From Xyrauchen texanus isolate HMW12.3.18 chromosome 36, RBS_HiC_50CHRs, whole genome shotgun sequence, one genomic window encodes:
- the vps26b gene encoding vacuolar protein sorting-associated protein 26B, with amino-acid sequence MSFFGFGQSAEIDIVLNDAETRKKAEHKTEDGKKDKYFLFYDGETVSGKVSVTLKIPGKRLEHYGIKIEFVGQIELYYDRGNHHEFVSLVKDLARPGELSQSQMLDFEFTHVEKPYESYTGQNVKLRYFLRATISRRLNDISKEMDIVVQTLCTYPDMNSSIKMEVGIEDCLHIEFEYNKSKYHLRDVIVGKIYFLLVRIKIKHMEIDIIKRETTGTGPSVYHENDTIAKYEIMDGAPVRGESIPIRLFLAGYELTPTLRDVNKKFSVRYYLNLVLVDEEERRYFKQQEITLWRKGDIVRRSMSQQATIASQRFEGSNSGNASAAQAKEDNN; translated from the exons ATGAGCTTTTTCGGCTTCGGACAGAGCGCCGAGATCGACATCGTTTTGAATGACGCCGAGACAAGGAAGAAGGCTGAGCACAAAACTGAAGATGggaaaaaggacaaatatttccttttttatgaTGGCGAAACTGTAAGTGGAAAAGTTAGTGTTACTCTCAAGATTCCTGGAAAGAGACTTGAACACTATGGGATAAAAATCGAGTTTGTCGGGCAGATAG AGCTGTACTACGACAGAGGGAATCACCATGAGTTTGTGTCATTAGTGAAAGACCTTGCACGACCTGGGGAGCTTTCACAGTCTCAAATGTTAGACTTTGAGTTCACCCATGTGGAAAAGCCCTATGAATCTTACACTGGCCAGAATGTGAAACTAAG ATACTTCCTCCGAGCAACAATCAGCAGAAGACTCAATGATATCAGTAAAGAGATGGATATTGTAGTGCAAACTCTGTGCACATACCCAGATATGAACTCCTCCATCAAGATGGAAGTTGGAATTGAAGATTGTCTTCATATTGAGTTTGAATACAACAAATCCAA ATATCACCTGAGGGATGTAATTGTAGGGAAGATTTACTTCCTTCTTGTGAGGATAAAGATAAAGCACATGGAAATCGATATAATAAAACGGGAAACAACTGGCACAGGACCCAGTGTGTACCATGAAAATGATACCATCGCCAAATATGAGATCATGGATGGAGCACCAGTGAGAG gtgAGTCAATCCCCATCCGTTTATTTCTTGCTGGTTATGAGTTGACCCCCACCTTGAGGGATGTCAACAAAAAGTTCTCTGTGCGTTACTACCTGAACCTAGTCCTTGTAGATGAAGAAGAGCGACGGTACTTCAAACAACAG GAGATCACACTCTGGAGGAAAGGAGATATTGTGAGGAGAAGTATGTCCCAACAGGCCACCATTGCCTCCCAGAGATTTGAGGGATCAAACTCCGGAAATGCGTCAGCAGCCCAAGCCAAAGAAGACAATAACTAA
- the LOC127630039 gene encoding junctional adhesion molecule 3B-like, translating into MAIGRQMLFLVLFSFLCHRIAFAVILRTTEKSVWANEFESIELTCLIESISTNNPRIEWKKIKNGVPSYVYFQNKISGDLEHRALLREPANLLILNATRSDSAQYRCEVAAIDDQKPFDEILISLAVRVKPVMPSCSVPEAVTVGATTELRCIETEGFPQSQYQWFRNNEELPEDPKTTVKFYNSSYTMNIETGSLKFRAVNKEDAGEYHCQARNEAGSSKCSPQPMEVYDLDIMGIFLKVLGGVAAFIVVIVCICQIQKSGYCSCKDHTETNYKVPQHNNRMDYASPDEGHFRHKSSFVI; encoded by the exons ATGGCGATCGGGCGTCAAATGCTTTTCTTGGTGCTCTTTTCCTTTCTGT GTCACAGGATAGCTTTTGCTGTAATACTCCGAACAACTGAGAAATCTGTATGGGCAAATGAATTTGAGT CAATTGAGTTGACCTGCTTGATAGAGTCAATCTCTACAAACAATCCCAGGATTGAATggaagaaaattaaaaatggtgtCCCTAGCTATGTGTATTTCCAAAATAAAATTTCAG GTGACTTGGAGCACAGAGCATTGCTTAGAGAGCCTGCAAACCTTCTGATTCTAAACGCCACCAGATCAGATTCAGCACAGTATCGCTGTGAAGTTGCAGCCATCGATGATCAGAAGCCCTTCGATGAAATACTGATCAGTCTTGCAGTAAGAG TGAAGCCAGTGATGCCCAGTTGCAGTGTGCCAGAGGCTGTAACAGTGGGTGCCACCACAGAACTACGATGTATTGAGACTGAGGGCTTTCCTCAGTCACAGTACCAGTGGTTCCGTAACAACGAGGAACTACCAGAGGATCCAAAAACCACAGTCAAGTTCTACAACTCTTCATACACCATGAACATTGAGACTGGATCACTC AAATTTCGGGCAGTGAATAAAGAGGATGCAGGGGAATATCATTGCCAGGCCAGAAATGAGGCTGGATCTTCAAAGTGTAGTCCACAGCCCATGGAAGTCT ATGATCTGGACATTATGGGGATATTCTTGAAGGTGTTAGGTGGAGTGGCAGCATTTATTGTTGTCATTGTGTGCATCTGTCAAATTCAGAAAAGTGGCTACTGTTCCTGCAAGGACCATACGGAAACCAA CTACAAAGTACCCCAACATAACAATAGGATGGACTACGCTAGTCCAGATGAG GGACATTTTCGCCACAAGTCCTCCTTTGTCATATAA